In a single window of the Bradyrhizobium sp. ORS 285 genome:
- a CDS encoding MFS transporter: MSIQAGDLGTASRSQGWRTPLVIIVCGCAIALLSFGPRSSLGFFVQPMSREFAWGRDVFALAVAVQNLLWGLGQPLAGAIADRFGVMRVICVGALLYAGGLLMMRYATSPLSLDIGAGVLVGFGLSGCSFNLILSAFSKLLPPERRGLALGAGTAAGSLGQFLFAPFGVALIDQFGWQSALMVFATLMLFILPLSLAVATPPAAEAKPTEAEQQSFTTALMEAFGHRSYVLLVLGFFTCGFQLAFITVHLPAFLVDRGLSAQTGGWVIAAIGLFNIIGSLSVGWLQSRLPKRYILSFIYFTRALATLAFISFPVTPVTAIAFGAVSGLAWLSTVPPTSSLVAIMFGTRWLATLYGFAFVSHQVGGFLGVWLGGIVFERYGSYTPIWWLSILFGVLSALINLPIVEKPVARAVPAT; the protein is encoded by the coding sequence ATGTCGATACAGGCAGGCGATCTCGGCACGGCCTCCCGCAGCCAGGGCTGGCGCACGCCGCTCGTCATCATCGTCTGCGGCTGCGCGATTGCGCTTCTCAGCTTTGGTCCGCGCTCCAGCCTCGGCTTCTTCGTGCAGCCGATGAGCCGCGAATTCGCCTGGGGCCGCGACGTGTTCGCGCTCGCGGTCGCCGTGCAGAACCTGCTGTGGGGCCTCGGCCAGCCGCTCGCCGGCGCCATCGCCGACCGCTTCGGCGTCATGCGCGTGATCTGCGTCGGCGCGTTGCTCTATGCCGGCGGGCTCCTGATGATGCGCTACGCGACGTCTCCGCTGTCGCTGGATATCGGGGCTGGTGTGCTGGTCGGGTTCGGCCTGTCCGGCTGCTCGTTCAACCTCATCCTGTCGGCCTTCAGCAAGCTGTTGCCGCCGGAGCGGCGCGGCCTCGCGCTCGGCGCCGGCACCGCCGCCGGCTCGCTCGGTCAGTTCCTGTTCGCGCCGTTCGGCGTGGCGCTGATCGACCAGTTCGGCTGGCAGAGCGCGCTGATGGTGTTCGCGACGCTGATGTTGTTCATCCTGCCGCTGTCGCTTGCAGTGGCGACGCCGCCGGCAGCCGAGGCCAAGCCGACCGAGGCCGAGCAGCAGTCGTTCACGACGGCGCTGATGGAGGCGTTTGGCCACCGCTCCTACGTGCTCCTGGTCCTGGGCTTCTTCACCTGCGGCTTCCAGCTCGCCTTCATCACCGTGCATCTGCCGGCGTTCCTGGTCGATCGCGGCCTGTCCGCGCAGACCGGCGGCTGGGTGATCGCGGCGATCGGCCTGTTCAACATCATCGGCTCGCTCAGCGTCGGCTGGCTGCAGAGTCGGCTGCCGAAGCGCTACATCCTGTCCTTCATCTACTTCACCCGCGCGCTGGCCACGCTCGCCTTCATCTCGTTCCCGGTCACGCCCGTCACGGCGATCGCATTCGGAGCGGTGTCGGGGCTCGCCTGGCTCTCCACCGTGCCGCCGACGTCCTCGCTGGTCGCAATCATGTTCGGCACGCGCTGGCTCGCCACGCTCTACGGCTTCGCCTTCGTCAGCCATCAGGTCGGCGGCTTTCTCGGCGTCTGGCTCGGCGGCATCGTGTTCGAGCGCTATGGCTCCTACACGCCGATCTGGTGGCTCTCGATCCTGTTCGGCGTGCTCTCGGCGCTGATCAACCTGCCGATCGTCGAGAAGCCGGTGGCGCGGGCGGTGCCCGCCACCTGA
- a CDS encoding L-aspartate oxidase: MDHDQIETTGEVVIVGASVAGLFCALKLAPQPVILISATPLGEPAFGATMQADIAAAVSPGDSPEFHAADMIAAGGGLVDEVAALELARDGLARIEDLLSLGVAFDRDSKGGLATSRAAAHAARRILSVRGDFTGQAIIAALTEAVRATPSIRVIEGHVADTLLTESGAVCGLQLRKTGDNAAAPVVMATRAVVLATGGVGHLFAATTNPDHANGTGLAVAACAGAVIADPEFVQFHPTAMMTGHQPSPVISESLRGAGAILVNRRGQRFMLPRHPLVDLAPRDTVARGILAEIAAGRGAFLDARDVLDDDVAERYPMLHRACAAAGLDPTRQPIPVAPAAHFHMGGIAVDRRGRSSIDGLWAAGETAATATDGANHIAGNALLSALVFANRIADDISGRAFATCPALQHVAFAEPAGADSTLNIRMLREIMTSQVGVIRDEEGLAEAISTIAKLERDSVDPALRNMATAALLIATAAWSRRESRGAHCRADCPAENPSFAQRTMTTLAAAREIADELAARPPARLPRSLSA, encoded by the coding sequence ATGGACCACGACCAGATCGAAACGACGGGCGAAGTCGTGATCGTCGGCGCCAGCGTTGCAGGACTGTTCTGCGCGCTGAAGCTCGCACCGCAGCCGGTCATCTTGATCTCCGCGACCCCGCTCGGCGAGCCGGCGTTCGGCGCTACCATGCAGGCCGACATCGCAGCCGCCGTCTCTCCTGGCGACAGCCCGGAGTTCCATGCGGCCGACATGATTGCCGCCGGCGGCGGACTCGTCGACGAGGTCGCTGCGCTTGAGCTCGCTCGCGACGGTCTCGCCCGGATCGAGGATCTGCTGAGTCTCGGCGTTGCGTTCGATCGTGACTCTAAAGGCGGATTGGCGACGTCGCGAGCGGCGGCGCATGCGGCGCGGCGGATCCTCAGCGTCCGCGGCGATTTCACCGGACAGGCCATAATTGCCGCGCTGACCGAGGCCGTGCGCGCGACGCCATCGATCCGCGTGATCGAGGGACATGTCGCCGACACGTTGCTGACCGAGAGCGGCGCCGTCTGTGGCCTGCAGTTGCGCAAGACCGGCGACAATGCGGCCGCGCCGGTGGTGATGGCCACGCGGGCGGTCGTGCTCGCGACCGGTGGCGTCGGACATCTGTTCGCCGCGACCACCAATCCCGACCACGCCAACGGCACCGGCCTTGCCGTCGCCGCGTGCGCCGGCGCCGTGATCGCCGACCCCGAATTCGTGCAGTTCCATCCGACGGCGATGATGACGGGGCATCAGCCGTCACCGGTGATCAGCGAGAGCCTGCGCGGCGCCGGCGCGATCCTGGTCAACCGGCGCGGCCAGCGCTTCATGCTGCCGCGCCATCCGCTAGTCGATCTCGCGCCGCGCGATACGGTCGCGCGCGGCATCCTGGCGGAGATCGCAGCCGGACGCGGCGCGTTCCTCGATGCGCGAGACGTGCTCGATGACGATGTCGCCGAGCGCTATCCTATGCTGCACCGGGCCTGCGCGGCTGCCGGGCTCGACCCGACCCGGCAGCCGATTCCGGTGGCCCCGGCGGCGCATTTCCACATGGGCGGCATCGCGGTGGATCGCCGCGGCCGCAGCTCCATCGACGGGCTGTGGGCGGCGGGGGAAACGGCCGCGACCGCCACCGATGGCGCCAACCACATTGCCGGCAACGCGCTGCTCTCCGCCTTGGTGTTCGCCAACCGGATCGCCGACGACATCTCCGGCCGCGCCTTTGCGACCTGCCCTGCCCTGCAACACGTCGCCTTCGCGGAGCCCGCCGGCGCCGATTCCACGCTGAACATCCGGATGCTGCGCGAGATCATGACCAGCCAGGTCGGCGTGATCCGCGACGAGGAAGGGCTGGCCGAGGCCATCAGCACGATTGCGAAGCTCGAGCGCGACAGCGTCGATCCGGCGCTGCGCAACATGGCGACGGCGGCGCTGCTGATCGCGACCGCCGCCTGGAGCCGGCGCGAAAGCCGCGGCGCGCATTGCCGTGCCGATTGCCCAGCGGAGAACCCGAGCTTCGCGCAGCGGACCATGACCACGCTCGCCGCCGCGCGCGAGATCGCCGATGAACTCGCGGCGCGGCCGCCGGCGCGGCTGCCGCGGTCGCTCAGCGCATAG
- a CDS encoding cell wall hydrolase produces the protein MLVLRPGPKGARVASFGIGLCVFALMPTETGYQDIASQLARQPGVAERWQKRVFSAAASVQVATYSFGLPIGTSTPQGGIRLASLSGRGLDITGSTTPRNPALQVPPRYQSSDFPKVDRTLKGDRLVVRPPTPAPSSETAEPVEAAPTEPAPSAPVTPDSNSSVFGAKTSEAPTEAPAPRAALDPELQEALSAPPLSQYDASKPDARPSGELKPATDAPTDSASGVDGLNIKTANLYFGTTSLGGVAGSMETWQPGEAPLIVMPDPDLKPMAALSQPAEDLAKDLTKDLTKSGDGGESIAPKGEVNTDNQRARTPAERLGLTDDKARFKSEKCLAEAVYFESRGEAVRGQIAVAQVVLNRAFSGYYPTTVCGVVYQNKYRHFACQFTFACDNVADVVREPEMWDRAKKIAKAMLDGLIWLPEVGKSTHYHAYWVRPSWVAEMKRMYKFGVHTFYRPKRWGDGSDAPSWGTPQQTAAISAELTEAAKSEAEINPNWTRR, from the coding sequence ATGTTAGTTCTGCGTCCCGGTCCGAAGGGCGCGCGTGTCGCGTCCTTCGGAATCGGTCTCTGCGTCTTCGCTCTGATGCCGACAGAGACCGGGTATCAAGACATCGCTTCTCAGCTCGCCCGCCAGCCGGGCGTCGCCGAGCGCTGGCAGAAGCGTGTGTTCTCGGCTGCGGCCTCCGTTCAGGTCGCCACCTACAGCTTCGGGCTTCCGATCGGAACCTCGACGCCGCAGGGCGGCATTCGCCTGGCGAGCCTCAGCGGCCGCGGCCTCGACATCACCGGCAGCACGACGCCGCGCAATCCGGCGCTGCAGGTGCCGCCGCGCTATCAGTCCTCCGATTTTCCCAAGGTCGATCGCACGCTGAAGGGCGATCGTCTCGTCGTGCGTCCGCCGACGCCGGCGCCATCGAGCGAGACCGCCGAGCCCGTCGAGGCCGCACCGACGGAGCCCGCGCCGTCAGCGCCGGTCACGCCCGATTCGAACTCATCGGTGTTCGGCGCCAAGACAAGCGAAGCTCCGACTGAAGCGCCGGCGCCGCGCGCTGCACTCGATCCCGAATTGCAGGAAGCGTTGAGCGCGCCGCCGCTGTCGCAGTACGACGCTTCCAAGCCGGACGCGCGTCCGTCGGGCGAGCTCAAGCCGGCGACCGACGCGCCGACCGACAGCGCTTCGGGCGTCGACGGCCTCAACATCAAGACCGCGAATCTGTATTTCGGCACGACCTCGCTCGGCGGCGTCGCCGGCAGCATGGAAACCTGGCAGCCGGGCGAAGCGCCGCTGATCGTGATGCCGGATCCGGACCTCAAGCCGATGGCGGCGTTGTCGCAGCCTGCGGAGGATCTCGCCAAGGACCTCACCAAGGACCTCACCAAGTCCGGCGACGGCGGCGAGAGCATCGCGCCAAAGGGCGAGGTCAACACTGACAATCAGCGCGCGCGAACTCCGGCGGAGCGCCTGGGCCTCACCGACGACAAGGCGCGCTTCAAGTCCGAGAAGTGCCTCGCCGAAGCCGTGTATTTCGAATCCCGCGGCGAGGCCGTGCGCGGGCAGATCGCGGTGGCGCAGGTGGTGCTGAACCGCGCGTTCTCCGGCTACTATCCGACCACGGTGTGCGGCGTCGTCTACCAGAACAAGTACCGCCACTTCGCCTGTCAGTTCACCTTCGCCTGCGACAACGTTGCGGATGTGGTTCGCGAGCCCGAGATGTGGGACCGCGCCAAGAAGATCGCCAAGGCCATGCTCGACGGCCTGATCTGGCTGCCCGAGGTCGGCAAGTCGACGCACTACCATGCCTATTGGGTGCGGCCATCCTGGGTCGCCGAGATGAAGCGCATGTACAAGTTCGGGGTCCACACCTTCTATCGGCCGAAGCGCTGGGGCGACGGCAGCGACGCGCCGAGCTGGGGCACGCCGCAACAGACCGCGGCCATTTCGGCCGAGCTCACCGAAGCCGCCAAGAGCGAAGCCGAGATCAATCCGAACTGGACGCGGCGCTAG
- the ppdK gene encoding pyruvate, phosphate dikinase: MAKAVAKSKKVAAKSKASKPGKAKAAPLAPPRKALKTAPKPAAKAPAKAAAKTAPKAPVKTAPKKPAKTAAKVAAKPVAKAAAKPAAKSAATAIKPNKWVYTFGDGKAEGKAGLRDLLGGKGANLAEMANLGLPVPPGFTIPTSVCTYFYANDKTYPKELQSQVDKALDYIGKLTGKKFGDPENPLLVSVRSGARASMPGMMDTVLNLGLNDQTVEALASLSGDRRFAFDSYRRFITMYSDVVLGFEHHHFEDILDSFKDSQGYQLDTDLSSEDWEMLVGKYKEAVATETGKDFPQDPHDQLWGAIGAVFSSWMNARAVTYRKLHDIPESWGTAVNVQAMVFGNMGDTSATGVAFTRNPSTGESKLYGEFLINAQGEDVVAGIRTPQDITEDARIESGSDKASMEVAMPDAFHELTRIYTLLEKHYRDMQDMEFTVERGKLWMLQTRSGKRTAKAALRIAVELANEGLISENDAVLRVDPASLDQLLHPTIDPAAKRDVVATGLPASPGAASGEIVFSSDEATKLQADGRKVILVRIETSPEDIHGMHAAEGILTTRGGMTSHAAVVARGMGKPCVSGCGTIRVDYGRGTMSIGGRTFKTGDVITIDGSVGQVLAGRMPMIEPELSGEFGTLMGWADAVRETGVRVNADTPEDARTAIKFGAEGIGLCRTEHMFFEETRIRTVREMILSEEEQERRAALAKLLPMQRADFVELFEIMKGLPVTIRLLDPPLHEFLPHSQAEVEEVARAMNTDPRRLADRARELSEFNPMLGFRGCRLAIAYPEIAEMQARAIFEAAVEAEKRTGEAVGLEVMVPLIATKAEFDLVKARIDAMAQAVIRETGAELEYQVGTMIELPRAALMAGQIAEAAEFFSFGTNDLTQTTYGISRDDAGSFLGAYVAKGILEIDPFISIDRDGVGELVKIGVARGRATRPRLKVGICGEHGGDPASVAFCHKVGMNYVSCSPYRVPIARLAAAQSALGKEIASQA; the protein is encoded by the coding sequence ATGGCCAAAGCGGTAGCGAAGTCTAAGAAAGTCGCAGCGAAATCAAAGGCTTCTAAGCCGGGCAAGGCCAAGGCCGCTCCGCTCGCCCCGCCGCGCAAGGCGCTGAAGACGGCGCCGAAGCCTGCTGCGAAGGCCCCCGCTAAGGCCGCTGCGAAGACGGCGCCGAAGGCGCCAGTGAAAACCGCTCCGAAGAAGCCGGCGAAGACCGCCGCCAAGGTTGCTGCCAAGCCGGTCGCAAAGGCCGCTGCGAAGCCTGCAGCCAAGAGCGCGGCGACCGCGATCAAGCCGAACAAGTGGGTCTATACCTTCGGCGACGGCAAGGCCGAGGGCAAGGCCGGTCTGCGCGATCTGCTCGGCGGCAAGGGCGCGAACCTCGCCGAGATGGCCAATCTCGGCCTGCCGGTGCCTCCGGGCTTCACCATCCCGACCTCGGTCTGCACCTACTTCTACGCCAACGACAAGACCTATCCGAAGGAGCTGCAATCGCAGGTCGACAAGGCGCTCGACTACATCGGCAAGCTGACGGGGAAGAAGTTCGGCGATCCGGAAAACCCGCTGCTGGTGTCGGTGCGCTCCGGCGCCCGCGCCTCGATGCCGGGCATGATGGACACCGTGCTCAACCTCGGCCTCAACGACCAGACGGTTGAAGCGCTGGCGTCGCTGTCCGGCGACCGCCGCTTCGCCTTCGACAGCTACCGCCGCTTCATCACGATGTATTCGGATGTCGTGCTCGGCTTCGAGCACCATCATTTCGAGGACATCCTCGACAGCTTCAAGGACAGCCAGGGCTACCAGCTCGACACCGATCTCTCGTCGGAGGATTGGGAGATGCTGGTCGGCAAGTACAAGGAGGCCGTCGCCACCGAGACCGGCAAGGACTTCCCGCAGGACCCGCATGACCAGCTGTGGGGCGCGATCGGCGCCGTGTTCTCATCCTGGATGAATGCGCGCGCGGTGACCTATCGCAAGCTGCACGACATTCCGGAATCCTGGGGCACCGCCGTCAACGTCCAGGCGATGGTGTTCGGCAACATGGGTGACACCTCGGCGACCGGCGTCGCCTTCACCCGCAATCCCTCGACCGGCGAGAGCAAGCTGTACGGCGAGTTCCTGATCAACGCGCAGGGCGAGGACGTCGTCGCCGGCATCCGCACCCCGCAGGACATCACCGAGGACGCGCGCATTGAGTCCGGCTCCGACAAGGCCTCGATGGAAGTCGCGATGCCCGACGCCTTCCACGAGCTGACGCGGATCTACACGCTGCTCGAGAAGCACTACCGCGACATGCAGGACATGGAGTTCACGGTCGAGCGCGGCAAGCTGTGGATGCTGCAGACCCGCAGCGGCAAGCGCACCGCCAAGGCGGCGCTGCGCATCGCCGTCGAGCTCGCCAATGAGGGCCTGATCTCGGAGAACGACGCCGTGCTGCGCGTCGACCCAGCCTCGCTCGATCAGCTGCTGCATCCGACCATCGATCCCGCCGCCAAGCGCGACGTGGTCGCAACCGGCCTGCCGGCCTCCCCGGGCGCGGCGTCCGGCGAGATCGTGTTCTCCTCGGACGAGGCGACCAAGCTGCAGGCCGACGGCCGCAAGGTCATCCTGGTCCGCATCGAGACCTCGCCGGAGGATATCCACGGCATGCACGCCGCGGAAGGCATCCTGACAACCCGCGGCGGCATGACCTCGCATGCGGCGGTGGTCGCGCGCGGCATGGGCAAGCCCTGCGTCTCCGGCTGCGGCACCATCCGCGTCGACTACGGCCGCGGCACGATGAGCATCGGCGGCCGCACCTTCAAGACCGGCGACGTCATCACCATCGACGGATCGGTCGGCCAGGTGCTCGCCGGCCGCATGCCGATGATCGAGCCGGAGCTGTCCGGCGAGTTCGGCACCCTGATGGGCTGGGCGGATGCCGTGCGCGAGACCGGCGTGCGCGTCAATGCCGACACGCCGGAGGATGCGCGCACCGCGATCAAGTTCGGTGCCGAGGGCATCGGCCTGTGCCGCACCGAGCACATGTTCTTCGAGGAGACCCGCATCCGCACGGTGCGCGAGATGATCTTGTCGGAAGAAGAGCAGGAGCGCCGTGCGGCGCTTGCCAAGCTCTTGCCGATGCAGCGCGCCGACTTCGTCGAGCTGTTCGAGATCATGAAGGGTCTGCCGGTTACGATCCGTCTGCTCGATCCGCCGCTGCACGAGTTCCTGCCGCATTCCCAGGCCGAGGTGGAAGAGGTCGCGCGCGCGATGAACACCGATCCGCGCCGCCTGGCCGATCGCGCCCGCGAGCTCTCCGAGTTCAACCCGATGCTCGGCTTCCGCGGCTGCCGTCTCGCGATCGCCTATCCGGAGATCGCCGAGATGCAGGCGCGCGCAATCTTCGAGGCCGCGGTCGAGGCCGAGAAGCGCACCGGCGAGGCGGTTGGCCTCGAGGTCATGGTGCCGCTGATCGCGACCAAGGCCGAGTTCGACCTGGTCAAGGCGCGCATCGACGCGATGGCGCAGGCCGTGATCCGCGAGACCGGCGCCGAGCTGGAGTACCAGGTCGGCACCATGATCGAGCTGCCGCGCGCCGCGCTGATGGCCGGCCAGATCGCGGAGGCCGCGGAGTTCTTCTCGTTCGGCACCAACGATCTCACGCAGACGACCTACGGCATCAGCCGCGACGACGCCGGCAGCTTCCTCGGCGCCTACGTCGCCAAGGGCATCCTCGAGATCGATCCCTTCATCTCGATCGACCGCGACGGCGTCGGTGAGCTCGTCAAGATCGGCGTCGCGCGGGGCCGCGCCACGCGGCCCAGGCTCAAGGTCGGCATCTGCGGCGAGCATGGCGGCGATCCCGCTTCCGTCGCGTTCTGCCACAAGGTCGGCATGAACTACGTCTCGTGCTCGCCCTACCGCGTCCCGATCGCCCGCCTCGCCGCCGCCCAATCCGCACTCGGCAAGGAGATCGCCAGCCAGGCGTGA
- a CDS encoding DUF3096 domain-containing protein encodes MHLTVAHISPIMSVIAGVLILIMPRLLNFIVAIFLILNGLIGMGLLKWLHF; translated from the coding sequence ATGCATCTGACCGTTGCCCACATCTCGCCGATCATGTCCGTGATCGCCGGAGTCCTCATCCTGATCATGCCGCGCCTGTTGAACTTCATCGTTGCGATCTTCCTGATCCTCAACGGCCTGATCGGCATGGGCTTGCTGAAGTGGTTGCATTTCTAG
- a CDS encoding DUF1236 domain-containing protein — protein MRTHITLAALVAALVIPAAVQAQSYTVGRGVVVEDDAPVITVERRPEFREYVVRERVPNYVIPDRVVVGTVLPESGVTYYDVPERFGATPYRYTVVNGETVLVEPRSRRIIQVVE, from the coding sequence ATGCGAACCCACATCACTCTTGCCGCCCTGGTGGCTGCACTCGTGATCCCGGCAGCGGTGCAGGCGCAGTCCTACACGGTCGGACGCGGCGTCGTCGTCGAGGATGACGCGCCTGTCATCACCGTGGAGCGGCGTCCGGAATTTCGCGAATACGTCGTCCGCGAGCGCGTTCCCAACTATGTGATCCCGGATCGCGTGGTTGTGGGGACCGTCCTGCCGGAGTCGGGTGTTACCTATTATGACGTTCCGGAGCGCTTCGGTGCGACACCTTATCGCTACACGGTAGTGAACGGCGAAACTGTTCTGGTCGAACCGCGATCGCGACGGATCATTCAGGTGGTTGAGTAG